The Nasonia vitripennis strain AsymCx chromosome 5 unlocalized genomic scaffold, Nvit_psr_1.1 chr5_random0004, whole genome shotgun sequence genome includes a window with the following:
- the LOC116417875 gene encoding homeobox protein 6-like, which yields MIMKLNNDIQCQICNEKGNSGKYCPKLMAQQQATNNSKASYRNQNYNNYNSKYRKNKNYNNQNRNSNNPNWKPISCEYCKNQQMNQSIEISAKAKECDFKDILTTMKETGEELSKAEEKLMFDGKEYQHISFDIDYIPEGAQLVDKLGIEESLILNIEAIDAFEKTKQLKKPNRQEV from the exons atgatcATGAAGCTAAACAAt GATATCCAATGCCAGATTTGCAACGAAAAAGGTAATTCAGGAAAATACTGCCCCAAATTGATGGCTCAGCAACAAGCTACGAATAATTCCAAGGCCTCATATAGAAATCAAAATTACAACAACTATAATAGTAAATATAgaaagaacaaaaattataataaccAGAACAGAAATTCAAATAATCCTAATTGGAAACCAATAAGTTGCGAGTATTGTAAA AATCAGCAAATGAATCAATCAATAGAAATCAGTGCAAAAGCAAAAGAATGTGATTTCAAGGACATATTAACAACAATGAAAGAAACTGGAGAAGAATTGTCAAAAGCCGAAGAAAAATTGATGTTTGATGGAAAAGAATATCAACATATATCATTTGATATTGACTATATTCCTGAAGGAGCTCAATTAGTGGACAAACTGGGCATAGAGGagagtttaattttaaatatagaaGCAATCGATGCATTTGAGAAAACTAAACAACTCAAGAAGCCTAATAGGCAGGAAGTATAA